The candidate division WOR-3 bacterium genomic interval CCTCAAACCCTCAAGAACTATCGCTAATTTCTCATCAACTGACCAATTCCTTCTTTTCATTCTCTGCCCCCTTCTTTATAATTTTTATTATATCTCTACACACTTCCAGTGTCCACTCCTATAGGGAGCAGGACAGGAAAGTTAGAATATCCGTAGAATTACTTGACATTAAATTAAATTTCCTTATTATTAAACGAAATGTCTATTAAGGATGTTGTGATTTGTGGTGCGGGACCCGCAGGGTCTTCACTTGCTTATTTTTTAGCAAGAGAAGGATTTGATATTCTTCTTCTTGATAAGGCAAAATTTCCTCGTTTCAAACCTTGTGCTGGTGCTTTTCAGGTTTCTCTAAAAAATTTCTTTCCTTTTTCTTTAGAGAAAGTTGTGAAAGAGAAAGTCTTTGGGCTTTTTTTTAAAAAGGATACGTCTTTTCTTGAAATTGAAATGGAAGAGCCGATCTCCTATATAGTGGAAAGAAAAGAGTTTGATAATCTTTTGGTAAATAAAGCTATTGAAAACGGAGTTGAATTTATAGATGAATGCAAGGTCATTAAAATTGAAGATGGAAATGTGTTTTCTAAGGGTGATAAATTCAAGGGTAAAATAATAGTGGGTGCAGATGGGGTGGGTAGTGTGGTTAGAAAATTTTGCAATTATGGAAGGATAAAGAAAATGATAAAGACAATAAGTTCGGATATCCCTTTTGCCTTTGAAAAAAAGCTCCTCTTTGATTTTTCTTATACAAAAAAGGGATATTCATGGATTTTCCCAAAAGGGGATAAAATAAATATAGGCCTTGGAACAACTATAGAGTTTTCCAAAGAAAACGAGAGAAATTTTTATAAACTTTTGGAAGATTATGGTTTTCCACAACCTAAAAATATTTATAAATGGACTTATCCTATATTTTCTAATCCAGAGTCATTAGTTTGGAAAAATACTATCTTAATTGGAGATGCTGCTTCTCTCGCAAACCCACTTACAGGTGGAGGGATATATAATGCGGTTCAATCTGCTTTTTTGGCTTCAAAGGCAATTAGTCTTAATCTTAAAAATGGAGTTCCCTTAAGAATTTATCAGAAGATGATAAGAAGAAATATGTATCTTATGTTTTATGCTTCTAAAATCTTTAATCAAATTCTTGAGAAAAATCCATTTCAAATTCAGTTTTTAAAAATAATAAAACCCATCCTTATTTTATTAACAAAAAAATTATCTTAAAAGGTATTGACTGAAATAGTATTTTTTATATATTTATTAACAATGAAGAAATTATTAATTTTTATCTTTATATTTTTTATTTCGTGTGTAACCACAGGCCCGGGTGGAAAAACAGATCTTATCTTAATTTCTTCTGAGGAGGAAGTTAGAATTGGAGAACAAGTCGCAAAGGATGTGGAAAGCAAAGAAAAACTTGTGAGTAATTCGGCTATTCAAAGTTACGTGAATGAAGTTGGGCAGAAAATTGTGAGAGTGTGTGATAGAAAAGATATTGAGTATAAGTTTAAGGTGATTGAGAAAGAAGATATAAATGCCTTTGCTTGTCCTGGGGGCTTTATTTACATTTATACAGGTCTCCTTAAGACTCTTGATAGTGAAGCTGAACTTGCTGCAGTTCTTGCTCATGAAGTTAGTCATGTTGTGGCAAGACACTCTGTGAAAAAATTACAAAGTATCTATGGTTATTCAATAATTGCGCAACTCGCTCTTGGAGAAAAAGCAGAAGGTGTATTAGGAAAAATTGTGGATGTAGCTGCAATGCTTATTCTTCAGGGTTATAGTAGAGAGAATGAATTTGAAGCAGATAGTTATGGATTACTCTACGCTAAAAACGCAGGATATAATCCAAAAGGAATGGTTGAAGTTTTTAAGAAGTTTAAGAAAATGGAGGGAAATCCTCCTCCTGCAATATTAGGGTTACTTTCTTCTCATCCCCCTTCTCAAGATAGAATTAAAAAAGCAGAAGAAGAAATTAACAAAATTGGTGGCGTAGAGTTACCTTATTATACTGAGAGGTTTCAAAAAATAAAATCTCAGTTATAAAAGCTTTTTATGGCTTAAATTTTCTTATTCTAAATTTTTTTTGTAAAGCTCTACGGAATATGAATTAAAATTCTTTGTCTAAAAATTCGTCTTTTAAAGAGAAACTCCTTACTTAAAGATAAAAAGATTCTTCTTCAAAGATACTTGATAAATATTAAACATTTGATAAATTTATTAGTGTGTATGGATAGCACTATGAATGATAAAATCCCTAAGATATTATATTTATCTCGAGGCAGAGGCTTTAGTCATGCAATGAATGATTTACTTATACTCCAAGAACTTAAGAAATTAAACGATAGTTTATCTATCCTTTTGGCCTCTTACGACAAAGGATATTTTTATCTTTGTAATTTGGGGATTAATGTTTTTAATCTTGGTCTATCTCAAGAAGAAGAATTAACAATGAAAGCAGGTATTAAGATCTGGTCATTAATAAGAAGATTCAAACCTGATTTGGTTATAAGTGACGAAGTTTTCATTGTTCTACATATAACAAAAGCCTTGAAGATTCCTTCTATTTTGATAACACATTGGTTCTTTGAGTATTATAACAAAAATCATCCTGTAATTCCTGCTGTAAGAAAAGCAGACTTTGTTATCTTTGTTGATACTCCTTTATTTCACACAATTCCATTTGGTTTTAATGTTCCTCTTACCTTCGTGGGTCCTATAATTAGAGAGTTTAAGTATTCTTTGAAAGATAAAAGAAAAGTAAGGGAGGAGTTGGGAATAGATAATGAAGCTAAGGTTATCTTTGTCACTCCAGGAGGAAGAGCCAGAGATAGAAAAAAAATGTTAAATGTAAGTATAGAAGCTTTTAAAGATATAAAAGAAAAAAACAAAAAGTTGATTCTTTTAACCGGAGAACTTTATCAGGAATATCTGAAAGGGATTGGGAAGGATCCAGAAATAATTGTTAAGGATTATGATTGGGAAATTGATAGATTAATGGTCGCAAGTGATCTTGCAATTTGTAGTGGAAGTTTTTCAACAACTTGGGAATTAGCATATCTTGGGATTCCTTCTATCTCAATTCCTGATATAAAAAATCCTATAGATCAAATCCATGTAAATAGAATGAGTAAATATGGATTAACTATAAGAATTGATCCAAGAGATTTAAATAAAAACGCTTTTCTTAAAGCTATGAAAGAGGCCTTGGGTTCCTTAGAAGAAAGAAGAAAAATTATAAAAAAAGAGGTTCCCAAGTTGTTTATAGATGGTTTTGGTCAGAAAGGAGCAGCAGAAGAAATAAATTATTTTATAAGAAGGTTTGTAAAATGAGCGAAAAGATAAAATTTGATATTATTTTCCTTTCTTACGATGAGCCATTCGCTGAGGAGCATTGGAAGCGTCTTAAAAAATTTTATCCATATGCACAGAGGGTTCATGGAATAAAAGGTATTCTTGAAGCACACAAAGAATGTGCAAGAATCGCAAGAACTGATTATTTTTTTGTCGTGGATGGAGATTCATATATTTTGGAAGATTTTGATTTTACTTCTCCTACAACAGAAAAGTTAGAAGAGGATTATTTTTATATGTGGTTAAGCCGTAACGCTGTAAATGATTTAGAGTATGCTAATGGAGCTGTGAAACTGTTTCCTAAAAGAATTTTCGATAAAGTTGAAAAGTATGGAATAGATGTTTTTGTGCATTTGCCTCACAAACAGATATATAAAGTAGCTTCTATAAATAGGTTTAATTCTTCACCTTTTTGTTCATGGAGAGCCGGTTTTAGAGAATGCGCCCAATTGGCAAGTAAACATTCGGAAAA includes:
- a CDS encoding geranylgeranyl reductase family protein; this encodes MSIKDVVICGAGPAGSSLAYFLAREGFDILLLDKAKFPRFKPCAGAFQVSLKNFFPFSLEKVVKEKVFGLFFKKDTSFLEIEMEEPISYIVERKEFDNLLVNKAIENGVEFIDECKVIKIEDGNVFSKGDKFKGKIIVGADGVGSVVRKFCNYGRIKKMIKTISSDIPFAFEKKLLFDFSYTKKGYSWIFPKGDKINIGLGTTIEFSKENERNFYKLLEDYGFPQPKNIYKWTYPIFSNPESLVWKNTILIGDAASLANPLTGGGIYNAVQSAFLASKAISLNLKNGVPLRIYQKMIRRNMYLMFYASKIFNQILEKNPFQIQFLKIIKPILILLTKKLS
- a CDS encoding M48 family metallopeptidase produces the protein MKKLLIFIFIFFISCVTTGPGGKTDLILISSEEEVRIGEQVAKDVESKEKLVSNSAIQSYVNEVGQKIVRVCDRKDIEYKFKVIEKEDINAFACPGGFIYIYTGLLKTLDSEAELAAVLAHEVSHVVARHSVKKLQSIYGYSIIAQLALGEKAEGVLGKIVDVAAMLILQGYSRENEFEADSYGLLYAKNAGYNPKGMVEVFKKFKKMEGNPPPAILGLLSSHPPSQDRIKKAEEEINKIGGVELPYYTERFQKIKSQL
- a CDS encoding glycosyltransferase, with the protein product MDSTMNDKIPKILYLSRGRGFSHAMNDLLILQELKKLNDSLSILLASYDKGYFYLCNLGINVFNLGLSQEEELTMKAGIKIWSLIRRFKPDLVISDEVFIVLHITKALKIPSILITHWFFEYYNKNHPVIPAVRKADFVIFVDTPLFHTIPFGFNVPLTFVGPIIREFKYSLKDKRKVREELGIDNEAKVIFVTPGGRARDRKKMLNVSIEAFKDIKEKNKKLILLTGELYQEYLKGIGKDPEIIVKDYDWEIDRLMVASDLAICSGSFSTTWELAYLGIPSISIPDIKNPIDQIHVNRMSKYGLTIRIDPRDLNKNAFLKAMKEALGSLEERRKIIKKEVPKLFIDGFGQKGAAEEINYFIRRFVK